A genomic window from Chitinophaga pollutisoli includes:
- a CDS encoding FtsL-like putative cell division protein, giving the protein MQEEVKDISAEIPQESTPETPRREWRLRINYRMITDNLPFILFLAVVALVYIANNHLAEKKIIRINRLSREIKELKWEYLSVKSELMFRSKLSEVSKAVEPLGLKELSTPPQRIAPKEQNNNEQ; this is encoded by the coding sequence AGGAAGAAGTAAAAGACATATCAGCGGAAATACCGCAGGAGAGCACCCCGGAAACGCCCCGGAGGGAATGGCGGTTGCGGATCAACTATCGCATGATCACCGACAACCTTCCTTTCATCCTCTTCCTCGCCGTGGTGGCATTGGTATATATCGCCAATAATCACCTCGCCGAGAAGAAGATCATCCGGATCAACCGGCTGAGCCGAGAGATCAAGGAACTGAAATGGGAATACCTGAGCGTGAAAAGCGAATTGATGTTCAGAAGTAAACTCAGTGAAGTGAGCAAAGCCGTGGAACCCCTCGGCCTCAAGGAACTCAGCACCCCGCCCCAACGGATCGCACCGAAGGAGCAAAACAATAACGAGCAATAG
- a CDS encoding penicillin-binding protein: MEIKKDILWRSYLCLIGMGIFAVAIVGRVVFLQQVEGNYWRNMSDSLHTAYMDLDADRGTIYSEEGRMLSTSIPYFDIRIDFKADGLRDKKKNYFKENVDSLSRALANLFMDRSAAEYKKILQEGYKDKDRYFLLKRDIRFDQYQQLRAFPLFRLGRNKGGLIVETKNKRINPFKLLANRTIGLARTNSQNVGLENTYDEWLSGVTGKRLMRRIAGGTYMPVEGYDIEPENGKDVITTLDVNMQDIVETALMRMMVQNECVHGTAILMEVKTGKLKAIANLGRQPDGSYWEDMNHAIQKGEPGSTFKLATMIALLEDGYITPNTMVDLNYGRWPINRRVVYDSEPHHLTNVTVKHAFERSSNVAMAKLVYQYYQKKPNEFSAHLRKLGLDAPTGVDLVGEGKPMIKTTANKSWSATTLPWMAFGYEVTQTPLHTAMLYNAVANGGKMMKPYLVNSIQEYGQPVKNFEPTVVMDSICSSRTLAALKDMLEGVVLKGTATKLQTPYYRFAGKTGTALIADGKRGYADKIYQSSFAGYFPADDPQYTCVVVIRNKPHAAKFYGGSVAGPVFREVADKLYALAVKKPRNLAGAVGGLDSSMAMKGGKGSEWRSVAATLGLPYNGPLTSSNWVSADVKGNKLAFEPVKQQSGTVPDVKGMGLKDALYLLENAGLRVVIRGAGKVTTQSLPGGTNIGKEQTIIIELS; the protein is encoded by the coding sequence ATGGAGATTAAAAAAGACATATTATGGCGGTCGTATCTATGCCTCATCGGCATGGGCATATTCGCGGTCGCCATCGTCGGAAGAGTGGTTTTCCTCCAGCAGGTGGAAGGCAACTACTGGCGCAATATGTCCGACAGCCTCCACACCGCCTACATGGACCTCGACGCCGACCGCGGCACCATCTATTCTGAAGAGGGCCGCATGTTATCCACCTCCATTCCCTATTTCGACATCCGGATCGACTTCAAAGCCGACGGCCTTCGCGATAAAAAGAAGAACTACTTCAAGGAAAACGTCGATTCCCTTTCCCGCGCCCTCGCCAACCTGTTCATGGACCGCTCCGCCGCCGAGTATAAAAAGATATTACAGGAAGGATATAAGGACAAAGACCGCTATTTCCTCCTCAAGCGCGACATCCGCTTCGACCAGTACCAGCAACTCCGGGCCTTCCCCCTCTTCCGTCTCGGGCGCAACAAGGGCGGCCTGATCGTGGAAACGAAGAACAAGCGGATCAACCCCTTCAAACTGCTCGCCAACCGCACCATCGGCCTGGCCCGTACGAATTCCCAGAACGTAGGGCTGGAAAACACCTACGACGAATGGCTCAGCGGCGTCACCGGCAAGCGCCTCATGCGCAGGATCGCCGGGGGTACGTACATGCCTGTGGAAGGATACGACATCGAGCCGGAAAACGGGAAAGACGTGATCACCACCCTCGACGTGAACATGCAGGATATCGTGGAAACCGCCCTGATGCGTATGATGGTCCAGAACGAATGCGTGCACGGCACCGCCATCCTCATGGAAGTGAAAACCGGCAAGCTCAAAGCCATCGCCAACCTGGGCCGCCAGCCCGACGGCAGTTACTGGGAAGACATGAACCATGCCATCCAGAAAGGCGAGCCCGGCTCCACTTTCAAACTGGCCACCATGATCGCCCTGCTGGAAGACGGATACATCACGCCCAACACCATGGTGGACCTGAACTACGGCCGCTGGCCCATCAACCGCCGGGTGGTATATGATTCCGAACCGCACCACCTCACCAACGTAACCGTCAAACATGCGTTCGAGCGCAGCTCCAACGTAGCGATGGCCAAGCTGGTTTATCAATATTACCAGAAGAAGCCGAACGAATTCTCGGCCCATCTCCGCAAACTCGGTCTTGACGCCCCCACCGGCGTAGACCTCGTTGGCGAAGGCAAACCGATGATCAAGACCACGGCCAACAAAAGCTGGAGCGCCACCACCCTGCCATGGATGGCATTCGGGTATGAAGTGACGCAAACGCCCCTGCACACCGCCATGCTGTACAACGCCGTGGCCAACGGGGGCAAAATGATGAAGCCCTACCTGGTGAACAGCATCCAGGAATACGGACAACCAGTGAAAAACTTCGAGCCCACAGTAGTGATGGACAGCATCTGCTCTTCCCGCACCCTGGCCGCGTTGAAAGACATGCTCGAAGGCGTAGTGCTGAAAGGCACCGCCACCAAGCTGCAGACACCTTACTACCGCTTCGCCGGCAAAACCGGCACCGCGCTGATCGCGGATGGCAAGAGAGGATATGCCGACAAGATCTACCAGTCGTCGTTCGCGGGCTATTTCCCGGCCGACGATCCGCAATACACCTGCGTGGTGGTGATCCGGAACAAGCCCCACGCCGCCAAATTCTATGGCGGATCGGTAGCGGGGCCCGTGTTCCGCGAAGTGGCGGACAAACTGTACGCCCTCGCGGTGAAAAAGCCCCGCAACCTGGCGGGCGCCGTTGGCGGACTGGATTCGTCGATGGCCATGAAAGGCGGAAAAGGAAGTGAATGGAGAAGCGTAGCCGCCACGCTGGGCCTGCCTTACAACGGTCCGCTCACCAGCAGCAACTGGGTAAGCGCCGATGTGAAAGGGAATAAACTGGCTTTCGAACCGGTGAAACAACAAAGCGGCACCGTTCCCGATGTGAAAGGAATGGGGCTGAAAGATGCGCTTTACCTGCTGGAAAACGCAGGGTTGCGGGTCGTCATCCGCGGAGCGGGTAAAGTTACGACGCAGTCGTTGCCCGGCGGTACCAACATAGGAAAAGAACAAACGATCATAATAGAACTGAGTTGA
- a CDS encoding UDP-N-acetylmuramoyl-L-alanyl-D-glutamate--2,6-diaminopimelate ligase encodes MKTLRDILYQVQILDVHGNNDIAIHALHIDSRQVKTGDVFIAIRGVAADGHAYISKAVAQGAAAVICETLPEVTAPDVCYVLVGSSHQAAGIMAGNFYDNPSRKLKLVGVTGTNGKTTVATLLFRLYTAMGHHCGLLSTVQNQIGERIVPATHTTPDPIHLNALLADMVNDGCGYAFMEVSSHAIHQQRIAGLQFAGGIFTNITHDHLDYHKTFDEYIRVKKSFFDNLPATAFALTNLDDKRGNVMLQNTKARKATYSLRTMAEFKGKILENNLTGLVMQIDAKDVHFRLIGEFNAYNLLAVYGAAVLLGDDKDSVLAALSNIQGAEGRFDYIVSKNERIIGIVDYAHTPDALLNVLTTIKNLRQGHEQIITVVGCGGDRDTTKRPVMGEVAAEHSDKAIFTSDNPRSEDAAAIIREMEAGVNVTQRKKTLSITDRHEAIKTAVSLAKPEDIILIAGKGHEKYQEIHGVKHPFDDKQVLRELLEMFDK; translated from the coding sequence ATGAAGACGTTGCGGGACATATTATACCAGGTTCAGATCCTGGACGTACATGGCAATAACGACATTGCCATTCATGCGTTACATATAGACTCGCGCCAGGTGAAAACCGGCGACGTGTTCATCGCCATCCGCGGAGTGGCGGCCGACGGCCATGCCTATATCTCCAAAGCGGTGGCGCAGGGCGCTGCCGCCGTGATCTGCGAAACGCTGCCGGAGGTAACAGCTCCGGATGTGTGTTACGTACTGGTAGGCAGCAGCCACCAGGCCGCTGGCATCATGGCCGGCAACTTCTACGACAATCCTTCGCGGAAGCTGAAACTCGTGGGCGTTACGGGTACCAACGGCAAAACCACAGTGGCCACGCTCCTCTTCCGTTTGTATACCGCGATGGGGCATCATTGCGGATTGCTGTCCACCGTGCAGAACCAGATCGGCGAGCGCATCGTGCCTGCCACGCATACCACGCCCGACCCCATCCACCTGAACGCCCTGCTGGCGGATATGGTGAACGACGGCTGTGGCTATGCCTTTATGGAAGTCAGCTCCCACGCCATCCACCAGCAACGCATCGCAGGATTGCAGTTCGCCGGCGGCATCTTTACGAATATTACCCACGATCATCTTGATTACCACAAGACGTTCGACGAATACATCCGGGTGAAGAAATCGTTCTTCGACAACCTTCCCGCCACCGCATTCGCCCTCACGAACCTCGACGACAAGCGGGGCAACGTGATGCTGCAGAACACTAAGGCCCGCAAAGCCACGTACAGCCTGCGCACCATGGCCGAATTCAAAGGGAAGATCCTGGAGAACAACCTCACCGGGCTGGTGATGCAGATCGATGCGAAAGACGTGCACTTCCGCCTTATCGGCGAATTCAACGCCTACAACCTGCTGGCCGTGTATGGCGCGGCGGTGTTGTTGGGGGATGATAAAGACAGCGTACTGGCGGCGCTCAGCAACATTCAGGGAGCGGAAGGGCGGTTCGATTACATCGTTTCGAAAAACGAGCGCATCATCGGGATCGTAGACTACGCCCATACGCCCGACGCGCTCCTCAACGTACTCACCACCATCAAAAACCTCCGCCAGGGACATGAGCAGATCATTACCGTGGTAGGTTGCGGCGGCGACCGCGATACCACCAAACGCCCGGTTATGGGGGAAGTGGCGGCCGAGCATTCGGACAAAGCCATTTTTACGAGCGACAATCCGCGTTCGGAAGACGCCGCGGCCATCATCCGCGAAATGGAAGCCGGCGTGAACGTGACCCAGCGCAAGAAAACGCTGTCGATCACCGACCGCCACGAAGCCATCAAAACGGCCGTAAGCCTTGCCAAGCCGGAGGATATCATCCTCATTGCGGGCAAAGGGCATGAAAAATACCAGGAGATCCACGGCGTAAAGCATCCGTTCGACGACAAACAGGTGCTCCGGGAATTGCTGGAAATGTTTGACAAATAG